A section of the Scleropages formosus chromosome 16, fSclFor1.1, whole genome shotgun sequence genome encodes:
- the usp34 gene encoding ubiquitin carboxyl-terminal hydrolase 34 isoform X2: MCENCAELVDVLNEISDADSTDGLQLKKEHALRVFSYISSWTQRQCLCCFKEYKHLEVFNQLVYALINLVINQVQALRDQLCKGRGSAAGAESEWVSARLPPGDDEPVNVERDSAEEDGGSGEGGSQVSETGPNQGVQGKQENPHSREGNNEDGPDLLASWSTEDREKLLLCAAKIFQIQFPLYTAYKHNTHPTIEDISAQESNILGSFCDMNDVEVPLHLLRYVCLFCGKHGLSLMKDCFEYGTPETLPFPIAHAFITIVSNIRIWLHIPAVMQHIIPFRTFVIRYLCKLSDQELRQSAARNMADLMWSTVKEPLDSALCFDKESLDLAFKYFMSPTLTMRLAGLSQITNQLHTFNDVCNNESLVSDTETSIAKELADWLINNSVVEHIFGPNLHIEIIKQCQVILNFLAAEGRLSTQHVDCIWAAAQLKHCSRYIHDLFPSLIKNLDPVPLRHVQNLVSGLHPSAHTEQTLYLASMLTKALWNNALAAKAQLSKQSSFASLLNTNIPMGKKKGSPAASPESSDNSDTHHSGGSDIEMDEQIMNSSKHGQQRLSDTEESMQGSSDETANSGEEGSSGPGSSSGRSEGSSNEAGSSRASQSAGSPGSELHSDDMADSEVLKEEEEEDEEEEEDDDEDEEEDEEDDEDEEEERETATAEGSPRNEHRDIAERKRKAGDSQQQSGMCLGERDGSVDHSSGGTTGPNVKGMPFSPETPAMAAASASSSADNHMRMLDACSSSSHPEGADRDLPAEISSAHMHPGPQDPACLPRSGDFLGDTMGSELFNCRRFIGPQHHHPHHHHHQHHHHHHHHEGPMMEDMLSADDVSCSSSQVSAKSEKNMADFDGEESGCEEELVQINSHAELTSHLQQHLPNLASIYHEHLAQGPSVHKHQYSGHAVTDINLDNVCKKGNTLLWDLVQDENAIHLSEGLISEAEKLLCSLVCWFTDRQIRMRFIEGCLDNLAHHRSVVVSLRLLPKLFGTFQQFGSSYDTHWITMWAEKELHMMKLFFENLMHYIQEVREQRHKFVLYGHSAEVQVRLQFLTCVFSTLGSPDHFRLSLEQVDILWHCLVEDSECYDDALHWFLNQVRSKDQHAMGMETYKHLFLEKMPQLKPETISMTGLNLFQHLCNLARLATSAYDSGPNCELCGMDQLWGIALRAQSADISRAAIQYINSYYINGKTGLEKEQEFISKCMESLMMASANLEKDPHSSLTIIERGLLMLKTHLEAFRRRFAYHLRQWQIEGTGISSHLKALSDKQSLPLRIVCQPAGLPDKMTIEMYPSDQVADLRAEVTHWYENLQKEQMNQQAQLQEFGQSSRQGDFPGGLMGPVRMISSGHELTTDYDEKTLHELGFKDMQMVFVSLGAPRRERKGEGVQLPASCLPPPQKDNIPMLLLLQEPHLTTLFDLLEMLACFKPPSTEQALENAESARCEELHLHAENLSRRVWELLMLLPTCPNMLLAFQNISEEMGGEGLCWKDLLRIKSPHKLLYALEIIEALGKPNRRIRRESTGSYSDLYPDSDDSSEDQIENSKNSWSCKFVASGGLQLLLEIFNSGILEPKEQESWTVWLLDCLACLLKLICQFAVDPADLDLAYHDVFAWSGLADSQRKRAWPGKSRKGTGEHGKGLHIPRLTEVFLSLVQGNNLIQRLINVAYTYENLAPRVLKAQCDHRSRHEVMHYSMWLLVSWAHCCSLVKSSLADSEHLHDWLKKLALLVPETAVRHEACNGLYKLSLSGLEGGESINRSFLLLAASTLLKFLPDAQALKPLCVEDYEEEPLLRTGCKEYFWLLCKLIDNIHVKDASQTTLLDLDALARHLADCIRSREILDQRDGTIEDDGLTGLLRLATSVVKHKPPFKFSREGQEFLRDVHNLLFMLPSLKDRQQPKCKSHAARAAAYDLLVEMVKGSVENYRLLHNWVMSQHMQASHAPYKWDYWPHDDVRAECRFVGLTNLGATCYLASTIQQLYMIPEARQAVFSAKYAEDIKHKTTLLELQKMFTYLMESERKAYNPRPFCKTYTMDKQPLNTGEQKDMTEFFTDLITKIEEMSQDLKNTVKTLFGGVITNNVVSLDCEHVSQTAEEFYTVRCQVADMKNIYESLDEVTIKDTLEGDNMYTCSQCGKKVRAEKRACFKKLPRILSFNTMRYTFNMVTMMKEKVNTHFSFPLRLDMTPYTEDFLMGKSDRKEGFREETESRVTESYEYDLIGVTVHTGTADGGHYYSFIRDIVNPHAYKTNKWYLFNDAEVKPFDSAQLASECFGGEMTTKTYDSVTDKFMDFSFEKTHSAYMLFYKRVEPEEENGKDFKFEVSPDLLEWIWHDNMQFLQDKNIFEHTYFGFMWQLCSSIPSTLPDPKAISLMTAKLSTSFVLETFIHSKEKPTMLQWIELLTKQFNNSQAACEWFLDRMADDNWWPMQILIKCPNQIVRQMFQRLCIHVIQRLRPVHAHLYLQPGMEDGSDDMDGPVEDIGSRSCVTRFVKTLLSIMEHGVKPHSKHLTEYFAFLYEFAKMGEEESQFLLSLQAISIMVHFYMGTKGPENPQVEVLSEEEGEEEDDEEDILSLAEEKYRPAALEKMVALIALLVEQSRSERHLTLSQNDMAALTGGKGFPFLFQHIRDGINIRQTCNLIFSLCRYNNRLAEHIVSMLFTSIAKLTPEAANPFFKLLTMLMEFAGGPPGMPSFASYILQRIWEVIEYNPSQCLDWLAVQTPRNKLAHSWVLQNMENWVERFLLAHNYPRVRTSAAYLLVSLIPSNSFRQMFRSTRSLHIPTRDLPLSPDTTVVLHQVYNLLLGLLSRAKLYVDAAVHGTTKLVQYFSFMTYCLISKTEKLMFSGYFMDLWNLFQPKLSEPAIATNHNKQALLSFWYNVCVDCPENVRLVVQSPVVTKNIAFNYILADHDDQEVVLFNRGMLPAYYGILRMCCEQSPAFTRQLASHQNIQWAFKNLTPHASQYPGAVEELFNLMQLFVAQRPDMREEELEDIKQFKKTTISCYLRCLDGRSCWTTLISAFRILLENDEDRLLVVFNRGLILMTESFNTLHMMYHEATACHVTGDLVELLSIFLSVLKATRPYLQRKDVKQALIQWQERIDFAHKLLTLLNSYSPPELRNACLDVLKELVLLSPHDFLHTLVPFLQHNHCTYHHSNIPMSFGPYLPCRENIKLMGGKNNIRPPRPELNMCLLPSMVETSKGKDEVYDRMLLDYFLSYHQFIHLLCRVAINCEKFTETLVKLSVLIAYEGLPLHLALFPKLWTELAQSQSPMAKTCVKLLCEDPAFGEYIKCILMDERTFLNNNLAYSFLTCFLHKVQSQVLPGPSCANLINMLVTNLVNEYHSLEPQLASQRMEICKASTVLNSDLRALVLMLSVHTPQHLDPALGPTLQDLLVKCRTCLQHHSTLETEAKDRKTREEEGATPVKRRRVSSEEERPMESSSSGGGCPTSSSSSSSISSSCMEMKPEPREALTPASTSDTETRDSSVIDPGTEQDPHTPGSISPKEEKMEASSSSSSLPEEVLPSGQQENPVAGGSKPNDGAAEKDGTEEKEEEQESGSKMFGPAVAGPTEEDPATPSTSVLAGLQEAGEGQGFPLSEVDSGSLAPGCSHTASHGFLNLVQQQDMLDMLCRTVESTISVVSKLPGKGTRNASS; this comes from the exons atGTGTGAGAACTGCGCCGAGCTGGTGgatgttttaaatgaaa TTTCGGATGCAGACAGCACTGATGGCTTACAACTGAAGAAGGAGCATGCCCTCAGAGTATTCAGCTACATCAGTTCATGGACCCAGAG GCAATGTCTTTGTTGCTTTAAGGAGTACAAGCACCTGGAGGTGTTCAACCAGCTGGTGTATGCCCTCATCAACCTGGTGATCAACCAGGTGCAGGCTCTGCGGGACCAGCTGTGTAAGGGGAGGGGCAgtgctgctggagcagagtctGAGTGGGTATCAGCACGCTTACCGCCAGGCGATGATGAACCCGTCAATGTGGAGCGGGACTCTGCTGAGGAGGATGGTGGCAGTGGTGAGGGTGGAAGCCAGGTGTCAGAAACTGGTCCAAACCAGGGCGTCCAGGGCAAGCAGGAAAATCCCCACTCCAGGGAAGGTAATAACGAAGATGGCCCTGACCTGCTTGCCTCCTGGAGTACTGAGGACCGAGAGAAACTACTTCTCTGTGCTGCCAAGATATTCCAGATTCAGTTCCCGCTGTACACAGCCTACAAACACAACACCCACCCAACCATAGAG GACATCTCAGCTCAAGAAAGCAATATACTAGGATCGTTCTGTGATATGAAT GATGTAGAAGTACCTTTGCACTTGCTTCGTTATGTTTGCCTCTTCTGCGGAAAACATGGCCTTTCTCTCATGAAGGATTGCTTTGAGTATGGGACACCAGAGACTCTGCCTTTCCCCATAGCACATGCATTCATCACCATTGTCTCCAAT ATCAGAATATGGTTGCACATTCCCGCAGTTATGCAGCACATTATACCTTTCCGGACATTTGTCATAAg GTATTTGTGCAAGCTGTCAGACCAGGAGCTTCGACAGAGCGCAGCAAGGAACATGGCCGACTTGATGTGGAGCACAGTAAAAGAGCCACTTGATAGCGCTCTGTGCTTTGACAAGGAAAGCCTTGACCTGGCCTTCAAGTACTTCATGTCTCCAACACTAACAATGAGGCTGGCCGGCCTCAGTCAGATCACG AATCAGCTTCACACCTTTAATGATGTTTGTAATAATGAGTCCTTGGTATCTGACACTGAAAC GTCAATCGCAAAGGAACTGGCAGACTGGCTGATTAACAACAGTGTGGTGgagcacatctttggaccaAATTTGCACATTGAG ATTATCAAACAGTGCCAAGTTATCTTGAACTTTCTGGCTGCAGAAGGCCGGCTGAGTACCCAGCATGTGGACTGCATCTGGGCAGCAGCACAG CTGAAGCACTGCAGTCGGTACATCCATGATCTGTTTCCTTCTCTCATCAAGAACCTGGACCCAGTACCCCTGCGCCATGTGCAGAACCTGGTCTCAGGCCTACATCCCAGCGCTCACACAGAGCAG ACACTGTACCTGGCTTCCATGCTGACCAAAGCGCTGTGGAATAATGCACTTGCAGCCAAGGCTCAACTGTCCAAGCAGAGCTCCTTTGCCTCCCTGCTCAACACCAACATCCCCATGGGCAAGAAGAAAG GCTCCCCTGCTGCCAGTCCAGAGAGCAGTGACAATAGTGACACCCACCACAGCGGAGGGAGTGATATTGAGATGGATGAACAAATTATGAACAGCAGCAAGCATGGGCAACAGAGGCTGTCTGACACAGAG GAGTCAATGCAGGGTAGCTCTGATGAAACTGCTAACAGTGGGGAAGAGGGCAGTAGCGGccctggaagcagcagtgggCGGAGCGAGGGCTCCAGCAATGAGGCTGGCTCTAGTAGAGCCAGCCAATCAGCTGGCAGTCCAGGCAGTGAACTGCACTCAGATGACATGGCTGACAGTGAGGTcctgaaagaggaggaggaggaagatgaggaagaggaggaggatgatgatgaagatgaggaggaggatgaggaggatgatgaagatgaggaggaggaaagagaaaCGGCAACAGCTGAGGGGAGTCCTCGGAATGAGCATCGTGATATAGCTGAGAGAAAGAGGAAGGCCGGTGATTCTCAGCAGCAGTCAGGGATGTGTCTCGGAGAAAGGGATGGATCTGTAGACCATTCCAGCGGTGGTACAACTGGACCCAATGTCAAAGGAATGCCTTTCAGTCCAGAGACTCCAGCAATGGCggcagcatcagcatcatcctCAGCTGACAACCACATGAGGATGCTGGATGCCTGCTCGTCCTCTAGCCACCCAGAGGGTGCGGACCGAGACCTTCCAGCAGAGATTAGTTCCGCCCATATGCACCCAGGGCCACAGGACCCTGCCTGCCTTCCCCGCTCTGGAGACTTCTTGGGTGATACTATGGGCAGCGAGCTCTTCAACTGTCGGCGCTTCATTGGTCCCCAGCACCACCAtccgcaccaccaccaccatcagcaccaccatcaccaccatcatcatgaGGG GCCCATGATGGAGGACATGCTCAGTGCTGATGATGTCAGCTGTAGCAGCTCCCAGGTCAGCGCAAAGTCAGAAAAGAACATGGCTGATTTTGACGGTGAGGAGTCTGGTTGCGAGGAGGAGCTGGTCCAGATCAACTCCCATGCTGAGCTCACCTCGCACCTCCAACAGCACCTTCCCAACCTTGCCTCCATCTACCATGAGCATCTGGCTCAAG GTCCATCTGTTCACAAGCATCAGTACTCGGGCCATGCTGTCACTGATATCAACCTGGACAATGTGTGTAAGAAGGGCAACACACTGCTGTGGGACCTGGTGCAGGATGAGAATGCG ATCCATTTGTCAGAGGGCCTGATCAGTGAGGCAGAGAAGCTGCTGTGCTCACTGGTGTGTTGGTTCACTGACCGGCAGATCCGTATGCGCTTTATTGAGGGCTGCTTGGACAACCTGGCCCACCATCG GTCTGTGGTGGTTTCCCTGCGTTTGCTTCCCAAGCTTTTTGGAACCTTCCAGCAGTTTGGAAGCAGCTATGACACTCACTGGATCACCat GTGGGCAGAAAAGGAACTTCACATGATGAAGCTTTTTTTCGAGAACCTGATGCACTACATCCAGGAGGTACGGGAGCAGCGACACAAGTTTGTGCT ATATGGACACAGCGCGGAGGTCCAGGTGCGACTACAGTTCCTCACCTGTGTCTTCTCCACTTTGGGCTCACCAGACCATTTCA GGCTGAGTCTGGAGCAGGTGGATATCTTGTGGCACTGCCTGGTTGAGGACTCAGAGTGCTATGATGATGCACTTCACTGGTTCCTCAACCAGGTTCGCAGCAAAGACCAGCATGCCATGGGCATGGAGACCTACAAGCATCTGTTCCTGGAGAAG ATGCCCCAGCTAAAACCAGAGACCATCAGCATGACAGGCCTCAACCTCTTTCAGCACTTGTGTAACCTGGCCCGTCTAGCTACCAGTGCTTATGACAGCGGCCCCAACTGCGAG CTATGTGGCATGGACCAGTTGTGGGGAATTGCCCTGCGGGCCCAGTCTGCAGACATCAGCCGCGCAGCCATCCAGTATATTAACTCCTACTACATCAACG GTAAAACTGGTCTGGAGAAGGAACAGGAGTTCATCAGCAAGTGCATGGAAAGCCTGATGATGGCATCAGCAAACCTGGAGAAGGACCCTCATTCAAGTCTTACAATCATCGAAAGGGGACTTCTCATGCTGAAAACTCACTTGGAGGCTTTCCGACGCAG GTTTGCCTATCACCTGCGCCAGTGGCAGATTGAGGGCACAGGCATCAGTAGTCACCTGAAGGCCCTGAGTGACAAGCAGTCTCTGCCCTTGCGGATTGTGTGCCAGCCAGCTGGCCTACCTGATAAG ATGACAATTGAGATGTACCCCAGCGACCAAGTGGCAGACCTGCGGGCGGAGGTGACTCACTGGTATGAAAACCTGCAGAAGGAGCAAATGAACCAGCAGGCCCAGCTGCAGGAGTTTGGCCAGAGCAGCCGGCAGGGAGACTTCCCAG GAGGCCTGATGGGACCTGTCAGAATGATCTCCTCTGGTCATGAGCTGACCACAGACTATGATGAGAAAACTCTACATGAGTTGggcttcaaagacatgcag ATGGTGTTTGTGTCCCTGGGGGCACCGCGCCGAGAGCGCAAGGGTGAAGGGGTGCAGCTGCCTGCCTCCTGTCTTCCACCACCTCAAAAGGACAATATCcccatgctgctgctgttgcaggaACCCCACCTCACAACGCTTTTCGACTTGCTTGAGATGCTGGCCTGCTTCAAGCCCCCAAGCACTGAGCAAGCCCTGGAGAATGCAGAG AGTGCCCGCTGTGAGGAGCTGCACCTCCATGCGGAGAACCTCTCCCGACGTGTCTGGGAACTACTCATGCTGCTTCCTACCTGCCCGAACATGCTGCTGGCCTTCCAGAACATTTCAGAGGAAATG GGTGGTGAGGGGCTCTGCTGGAAGGACTTATTGAGGATTAAGAGCCCCCACAAGCTTCTGTATGCACTGGAGATCATTGAGGCCTTGGGCAAGCCTAATCGCCGTATCCGCAGAGAATCCACG gGGAGCTACAGTGACCTGTATCCTGACTCTGATGATTCCAGTGAAGACCAGATAGAGAACAGCAAGAACTCTTGGAGCTGCAAG TTTGTTGCATCTGGAGGACTACAGTTGCTTTTGGAGATCTTCAACTCTGGAATTCTGGAACCAAAAGAACAGGAATCTTGGACAGTG TGGTTGCTGGACTGCCTTGCCTGTCTTCTGAAGCTGATCTGCCAGTTTGCTGTGGACCCTGCTGATCTGGACCTGGCTTACCATGATGTCTTTGCCTGGTCTGGCCTGGCTGACAGCCAGCGCAAGAGGGCGTGGCCTGGCAAGTCCCGCAAGGGAACTGGGGAACATGGCAAGGGCCTGCACATTCCACGGCTCACAGAG GTGTTTCTAAGTCTTGTCCAAGGAAATAACCTAATCCAGCGATTAATAAATGTTGCCTACACATATGAGAATCTTGCACCAAG ggTTCTGAAGGCTCAGTGTGACCACCGCTCTCGTCATGAAG tGATGCACTATTCAATGTGGCTACTGGTGAGCTGGGCCCACTGCTGCTCCTTGGTGAAGTCCAGCCTGGCAGACAGCGAACACCTGCATGACTGGCTCAAGAAACTCGCACTGCTTGTACCTGAG acGGCTGTGAGACATGAGGCATGTAATGGTCTCTACAAGCTCTCATTGTCGGGCCTGGAAGGGGGGGAGTCCATCAACAGGTCTTTCCTGCTGCTGGCTGCATCCACGCTGCTCAAGTTCCTCCCTGATGCCCAGGCACTCAAGCCACTTTGT GTGGAGGACTATGAAGAGGAGCCGCTGCTCAGGACGGGCTGTAAAGAGTACTTTTGGTTGCTATGCAAGCTGATCGACAACATCCATGTGAAGGATGCCAGCCAG ACAACGTTGCTAGATCTTGATGCTTTGGCAAGACACCTTGCAGACTGCATTAGGAG TAGGGAGATCCTGGACCAGCGTGACGGCACAATTGAGGATGATGGGCTGACTGGACTCCTCCGTCTGGCTACCAGTGTAGTCAAACACAAACCACCATTCAAATTCTCCCGTGAGGGCCAGGAGTTTCTACGCGATGTGCATAATCTTCTGTTCATGCTGCCCAGCCTGAAGGACCGGCAGCAGCCCAAGTGCAAGTCACACGCTGCACGAGCTGCTGCCTATGACTTGTTGGTGGAGATGGTCAAGGGCTCTGTGGAGAACTATCGGCTGCTTCACAACTGGGTCATGTCCCAGCACATGCAAG CTTCCCATGCCCCATATAAGTGGGACTACTGGCCTCATGATGATGTGCGTGCCGAGTGCCGGTTCGTTGGGCTAACCAACCTGGGTGCTACCTGCTACCTGGCCTCCACCATCCAGCAACTCTACATGATCCCAGAGGCTCGGCAGGCTGTCTTCAGTGCAAAG TATGCAGAGGACATAAAGCACAAGACAACCTTACTTGAGCTGCAGAAAATGTTCACATACCTCATG GAGAGTGAGCGGAAGGCGTATAACCCCCGGCCATTCTGCAAGACATACACAATGGATAAGCAGCCACTCAACACAGGAGAACAGAAGGACATGACCGAGTTCTTCACTGACCTCATCACAAAGATTGAGGAGATGTCTCAGGACCTA aaaaacacagtgaaaacactcTTTGGAGGGGTCATCACGAACAATGTGGTGTCTCTG GACTGTGAGCACGTGAGTCAAACAGCTGAGGAGTTCTACACAGTCAGGTGTCAGGTGGCAGACATGAAGAACATCTAT GAATCTCTAGATGAAGTGACCATTAAGGACACCCTTGAGGGTGACAATATGTACACATGTTCTCAGTGTGGGAAGAAAGTTCGGGCAGAGAAAAG GGCATGCTTTAAAAAGCTGCCACGCATCCTGAGCTTTAACACCATGCGCTACACTTTCAACATGGTGACCATGATGAAGGAAAAGGTCAACACTCACTTCTCCTTCCCACTGCGCCTGGACATGACACCGTACACAGAGGATTTCCTGATGGGCAAGAGTGACAGAAAGGAGG GGTTCCGGGAAGAAACTGAGTCCAGGGTAACTGAGAGCTATGAGTATGACCTCATCGGGGTCACCGTGCACACAGGCACAGCAGATGGAGGCCATTACTACAGCTTCATACGGGATATTGTCAACCCACATGCGTACAAGACTAACAAGTG GTACCTCTTTAACGATGCTGAGGTGAAGCCATTTGACTCCGCACAGCTGGCATCTGAGTGCTTCGGGGGCGAGATGACG ACAAAGACTTATGACTCTGTCACAGACAAATTCATGGACTTCTCCTTTGAAAAG ACCCACAGTGCCTATATGTTGTTCTACAAGAGAGTTGAACCTGAAGAAGAGAATGGGAAGGACTTCAAATTTGAAGTTTCTCCTGATCTGCTGGAG TGGATTTGGCATGACAACATGCAGTTTCTCCAGGACAAGAACATTTTTGAGCATACCTACTTTGG TTTCATGTGGCAATTGTGCAGCAGTATTCCCAGCACCTTGCCTGATCCCAAAGCCATCTCCCTCATGACAGCCAAG CTTAGTACGTCTTTTGTCCTggagacatttattcattcaaaggAAAAG CCTACAATGCTGCAATGGATTGAGCTCCTCACCAAGCAGTTCAACAACAGCCAAGCAGCCTGTGAG TGGTTCCTGGACCGCATGGCAGATGACAACTGGTGGCCCATGCAGATCCTCATCAAGTGCCCCAATCAAATAGTGCGGCAG ATGTTCCAGCGACTGTGTATCCATGTGATCCAGCGGCTGCGGCCTGTGCACGCTCACTTGTACCTGCAGCCCGGCATGGAGGACGG ATCTGATGACATGGATGGCCCTGTGGAGGACATTGGTAGTCGATCGTGCGTGACACGATTTGTCAAGACGTTGCTGTCTATCATGGAGCATGGAGTCAAGCCCCACAGCAAGCACTTGACAGAGTACTTCGCCTTCCTTTATGAGTTTGCCAAGATGGGCGAGGAAGAG AGTCAGTTCCTGCTGTCTTTACAAGCCATTTCCATTATGGTGCATTTTTACATGGGAACCAAGGGGCCTGAGAAT CCACAGGTAGAGGTGCTGTCTGAGGAGGAAGGcgaggaagaggatgatgaggaggatATCCTCTCCTTGGCAGAGGAGAAGTACCGGCcagctgctttagagaagatGGTTGCCCTGATTGCACTACTGGTGGAGCAGTCTAGATCAGAGAG GCATCTGACCCTCTCTCAGAATGACATGGCAGCATTGACAGGGGGCAAGGGTTTCCCCTTCCTCTTTCAGCACATACGAGATGGTATCAATATTCGCCAGACCTGCAACCTTATCTTCAGCCTCTGCCGCTATAACAACCGGCTGGCAGAACAT ATTGTTTCCATGCTTTTCACGTCAATCGCAAAACTCACTCCTGAG GCTGCAAACCCATTCTTCAAGCTGCTCACCATGCTCATGGAGTTTGCTGGTGGGCCCCCTGGCATGCCTTCCTTTGCCTCTTATATTCTACAGAGGATCTGGGAG GTGATAGAGTACAACCCCTCTCAGTGTCTGGACTGGTTGGCTGTGCAGACACCACGTAACAAGTTGGCCCACAGCTGGGTCTTGCAGAACATGGAGAACTGGGTGGAGCGGTTCCTGCTTGCCCACAACTACCCCCGTGTGCGCACAT CTGCAGCCTACCTCCTGGTTTCCCTCATTCCCAGCAACTCCTTCCGGCAAATGTTCCGCTCAACGCGCTCATTGCACATCCCCACCCGGGACCTGCCTTTGAGCCCTGACACCACTGTGGTGCTGCACCAGGTCTACAACCTGCTGCTGGGTTTGTTGAGCCGGGCCAAGCTCTACGTGGACGCTGCTGTGCATGGCACTACCAAGCTGGTGCAGTACTTCAGCTTCATGACCTACTGTCTCATTTCCAAGACAGAGAAACTCATGTTCTCTGGCTACTTCATGGACCTCTGGAACCTATTTCAG CCCAAATTGTCAGAGCCAGCCATTGCTACAAACCACAACAAGCAGGCTCTGCTGTCTTTCTGGTATAATGTTTGCGTTGACTGCCCAGAGAATGTTCGTCTGGTGGTGCAGAGCCCAGTTGTCACTAAGAACATTGCCTTCAATTACATACTGGCTGATCACGATGACCAGGAGGTGGTGCTTTTTAACCGTGGAATGCTCCCTGCCTACTATGGCATCCTACGCATGTGCTGTGAACAGTCCCCTGCCTTCACACGACAACTAGCCTCTCACCAGAACATCCAGTGGGCGTTTAAGAATCTCACGCCCCATGCCAGCCAGTATCCTGGG GCAGTGGAAGAGCTCTTCAACCTGATGCAGCTGTTTGTGGCCCAGCGACCTGATATGAGGGAGGAGGAGTTGGAGGACATAAAGCAGTTCAAGAAGACCACCATCAGCTGCTACCTGCGTTGCTTGGATGGCCGTTCCTGCTGGACTACCCTCATCAG TGCCTTCAGGATCTTGCTGGAGAATGATGAAGACCGGCTGCTAGTAGTTTTTAACCGGGGACTCATCTTGATGACGGAG TCCTTCAACACCTTGCACATGATGTACCATGAGGCAACTGCCTGCCACGTGACCGGGGACCTGGTCGAGTTGCTAtccatctttctttctgtcctcaAGGCCACGCGGCCTTACTTGCAGCGCAAAG ATGTGAAACAGGCTTTGATACAGTGGCAGGAAAGGATAGACTTTGCCCACAAACTCCTCACACTGCTGAACTCCTACAGCCCTCCAGAGCTGCGCAATGCCTGCTTGG ATGTGTTGAAGGAGCTGGTTCTCCTCAGCCCCCATGATTTCCTGCACACCCTGGTGCCCTTCCTGCAGCACAATCACTGTACCTACCACCACAGCAACATCCCCA TGTCCTTCGGCCCCTACTTGCCTTGTAGGGAGAACATCAAGCTGATGGGTGGGAAGAATAACATTCGTCCCCCCAGGCCTGAGCTCAATATGTGTCTCCTTCCATCGATGGTCGAGACCAGTAAG GGGAAGGATGAAGTCTATGACCGCATGTTGCTGGACTACTTTCTTTCCTATCATCAGTTCATCCACCTGCTGTGTCGAGTGGCCATCAACTGCGAAAAGTTCACTGAAACCCTTGTCAAACTAA GTGTCTTGATCGCTTATGAAGGATTACCTCTGCATCTGGCTCTCTTCCCCAAGCTGTGGACAGAGCTTGCACAGTCTCAG TCACCCATGGCCAAAACTTGCGTGAAGCTGCTATGTGAGGACCCAGCATTTGGAGAGTACATCAAGTGCATCTTGATGGACGAGAGGACCTTTCTCAACAATAACCTGGCTTATTCtttcctcacctgcttcttgcACAAG gtgcagagtcaggtgctgcctGGCCCCAGTTGTGCCAACCTGATCAACATGCTGGTCACAAACCTGGTCAACGAGTATCACAGCCTGGAGCCTCAGTTGGCCAGTCAGCGCATGGAAATCTGCAAGGCGAGCACCGTTCTCAATTCG GACCTGCGAGCCCTTGTGCTGATGCTGTCGGTGCACACACCCCAGCATCTGGACCCTGCTCTGGGCCCCACTCTCCAGGACCTTCTGGTCAAGTGTCGCACCTGTCTACAGCACCACAGCACCCTGGAGACAGAGGCCAAAGATCGCAAAACCAGAG AGGAAGAGGGTGCAACCCCTGTGAAGCGCCGACGGGTGAGCAGTGAAGAGGAGAGGCCCATGGAGAGCAGTAGCAGTGGTGGAGGGTGCCCCACCTCCTCGTCCTCTTCATCCTCCATCTCATCGTCCTGCATGGAGATGAAGCCTGAGCCACGGGAGGCATTGACGCCTGCCAGCACCTCCGATACAGAAACACGGGACTCATCTGTCATCGATCCGGGCACTGAACAGGACCCTCACACCCCGGGGAGCATTTCCCCCAAGGAGGAAAAGATGGAGGCTTCATCATCGTCATCTTCCCTCCCGGAGGAGGTTTTGCCATCTGGGCAGCAGGAGAACCCCGTAGCAGGAGGAAGCAAGCCCAACGATGGTGCAGCTGAGAAGGACGGCacagaggaaaaggaggaggagcaggagtcTGGCTCCAAGATGTTTGGGCCTGCTGTTGCTGGCCCCACAGAGGAGGACCCGGCAACCCCTTCCACCTCAGTGCTGGCAGGGCTCCAGGAGGCTGGGGAGGGCCAGGGTTTTCCCCTGTCAGAGGTGGACAGTGGCAGCCTGGCACCTGGTTGCAGCCACACTGCTTCACATGGCTTCTTGAACttggtgcagcagcaggacatgCTGGACATGCTTTGCAGGACAGTGGAGTCCACCATTAGTGTGGTCAGCAAACTGCCCGGCAAAGGTACCCGCAATGCATCCTCCTGA